In Pseudonocardia sp. C8, one genomic interval encodes:
- a CDS encoding TetR/AcrR family transcriptional regulator, whose protein sequence is MPRASRKDDVLRAAEKVFAEHGYERATMRLIADEAGVRLPLVVYHFETKLNLYRSVFEAHQYLNEQRLERLRAVDLDAPDALDEIVAAFLSIGRVDRDDLRKQRYLRLVLREAGDPLSGERGIIADLFDPMAREFIAALETAVPSKPAGFHRWAYIFSVGALTMSNFDDRERALAAGASSAVDRIDFLQDYIVAALRHG, encoded by the coding sequence ATGCCACGGGCAAGCCGCAAGGACGACGTGCTCCGCGCCGCGGAGAAGGTGTTCGCCGAGCACGGGTACGAACGCGCGACCATGCGGCTCATCGCCGACGAGGCCGGGGTCCGGCTCCCGCTGGTCGTCTACCATTTCGAGACGAAACTGAACCTGTACCGGTCGGTGTTCGAGGCCCACCAGTACCTCAACGAGCAGCGGCTCGAGCGACTGCGCGCGGTCGACCTGGACGCGCCCGACGCCCTCGACGAGATCGTCGCGGCCTTCCTCTCGATCGGCCGGGTCGATCGGGACGACCTGCGCAAGCAGCGCTACCTCCGGTTGGTGCTGCGTGAAGCGGGCGACCCGCTGTCCGGGGAGCGCGGCATCATCGCGGACCTGTTCGACCCGATGGCGCGCGAGTTCATCGCGGCGCTCGAGACCGCCGTCCCGAGCAAGCCGGCGGGGTTCCACCGCTGGGCCTACATCTTCTCGGTCGGCGCGCTGACGATGTCGAACTTCGACGACCGCGAGCGTGCGCTTGCCGCCGGGGCATCCAGCGCGGTCGACCGCATCGACTTCCTCCAGGACTACATCGTCGCCGCACTGCGGCACGGCTGA
- the trxA gene encoding thioredoxin, with protein sequence MATVELTTDNFNDVVGAPGATVLIDFWASWCGPCKQFAPVYDEASEKHQDVTFGKVDTEAQQELAGAFGISSIPTVMAVRDGVVLYSEPGALPAEALEDLIGQVKAVDMDEVKAAVAEQEKQQG encoded by the coding sequence ATGGCCACCGTGGAACTGACCACCGACAACTTCAACGACGTCGTGGGCGCGCCCGGGGCGACCGTCCTGATCGACTTCTGGGCGTCCTGGTGCGGACCGTGCAAGCAGTTCGCGCCCGTGTACGACGAGGCGTCGGAGAAGCACCAGGACGTGACCTTCGGCAAGGTCGACACCGAGGCGCAGCAGGAGCTGGCCGGTGCGTTCGGGATCTCCTCGATCCCGACCGTGATGGCCGTCCGGGACGGTGTCGTGCTCTACTCCGAGCCCGGCGCCCTGCCCGCGGAGGCGCTCGAGGACCTGATCGGCCAGGTCAAGGCGGTCGACATGGACGAGGTGAAGGCCGCCGTCGCCGAGCAGGAGAAGCAGCAGGGCTGA
- a CDS encoding type II toxin-antitoxin system PemK/MazF family toxin has protein sequence MAINWGPVLRKAADLAMQLLKDTKEPQRRSTAPPRGAPAGGVRTAPTGDRAREIVYAPEPDGAADPGEIVWTWVPYEEDPNQGKDRPLLVVGRSGTDLLGLMLSSQAHRADDPNWVGVGSGPWDRTGRASYLRLDRVLEVDEHGIRREGAVLDRPQFDRVAEQLRSRYGWR, from the coding sequence ATGGCGATCAACTGGGGCCCGGTCCTGCGCAAGGCCGCCGACCTGGCGATGCAGCTGCTGAAGGACACGAAGGAGCCGCAGCGGCGGTCCACCGCACCGCCCCGCGGCGCCCCGGCCGGCGGGGTCCGCACCGCGCCCACCGGGGACCGCGCCCGGGAGATCGTCTACGCGCCCGAGCCGGACGGCGCCGCCGACCCGGGCGAGATCGTCTGGACCTGGGTCCCCTACGAGGAGGATCCGAACCAGGGCAAGGACCGGCCGCTGCTCGTCGTCGGGCGCTCCGGCACGGACCTGCTCGGCCTCATGCTGTCCAGCCAGGCCCACCGGGCCGACGACCCGAACTGGGTCGGCGTCGGCTCCGGGCCCTGGGACCGCACGGGCCGGGCCTCCTACCTGCGGCTGGACCGGGTGCTGGAGGTGGACGAGCACGGGATCCGCCGCGAGGGCGCGGTGCTGGACCGCCCGCAGTTCGACCGGGTCGCCGAGCAGCTGCGGTCGCGCTACGGCTGGCGCTGA
- a CDS encoding DNA alkylation repair protein, with protein MSAVTIDRVDAGLTALRAAAGERGIPKRDLFALAKETAELSPHEVEVLLDRDDPDARVVAVSIMDFQARRRRLDPRRRRELFELYLGRHDRIDSWDLVDRAAPYVVGGYLADRPRDPLYRLAASPHWYERRTAIVATYFFIRRGELDDTFAIGDLLAHDPHDLVQKAVGGWTREAGKRDRGRLLAFLNRHAVTMPRVALRYAVEHLEPELRQHYLGLARGAAEPR; from the coding sequence ATGTCTGCCGTCACCATCGACCGGGTCGACGCCGGGCTGACCGCGCTCCGGGCCGCCGCGGGCGAGCGCGGCATCCCGAAACGCGACCTGTTCGCGCTGGCCAAGGAGACCGCGGAGCTCTCACCGCACGAGGTCGAGGTGCTGCTGGACCGCGACGATCCCGACGCGCGCGTCGTCGCAGTGAGCATCATGGACTTCCAGGCGCGCCGGCGGCGGCTCGACCCCCGGCGGCGGAGGGAGCTCTTCGAGCTCTACCTCGGCCGCCACGACCGGATCGACAGCTGGGATCTCGTGGACCGTGCTGCGCCGTACGTGGTCGGTGGGTACCTCGCGGACCGGCCGCGCGACCCGCTCTACCGGCTGGCCGCGTCGCCGCACTGGTACGAGCGGCGGACCGCGATCGTCGCGACGTACTTCTTCATCCGCCGGGGCGAGCTCGACGACACCTTCGCGATCGGTGACCTCCTCGCGCACGACCCGCACGACCTCGTCCAGAAGGCAGTCGGCGGGTGGACGCGCGAGGCCGGCAAGCGTGACCGGGGCCGGCTACTGGCGTTCCTGAACCGGCACGCCGTCACCATGCCGCGGGTCGCGCTGCGGTACGCCGTCGAGCATCTCGAACCGGAGCTGCGCCAGCATTACCTCGGGCTCGCCCGTGGCGCCGCCGAGCCCCGCTGA
- a CDS encoding PaaX family transcriptional regulator C-terminal domain-containing protein, whose amino-acid sequence MATPSRTAGADDPDLPDEPAPRRRDLGQASARSLLLTVLGEFVLPAGEPVWTRALLEVLGALGVESKSARQALARTAAEGLLTSDRDGRRVRWSLTPAGERLLSEGATRIYGFGSPATGWDGRWLVLLASVPESRRRLRHRLRTRLAWAGLGSPAPGVWLSPDPGKEPEVAAVLDELDLSGTSSSFVGRYGAIGRPADIVAQAWDLDRIEQAYEEFLEEFAPALDRPDPEDVLARQVRLVHAWRRFPFVDPELPAELLPERWAGARAAELFRTLHARWNGPARAAWAALTATC is encoded by the coding sequence ATGGCCACCCCTTCCCGCACCGCCGGCGCCGACGATCCGGACCTGCCGGACGAGCCGGCGCCGCGCCGCCGCGACCTCGGTCAGGCGTCCGCGCGCTCGCTGCTGCTCACCGTGCTGGGTGAGTTCGTGCTGCCGGCCGGGGAGCCGGTCTGGACGCGGGCCCTGCTGGAGGTGCTCGGCGCGCTCGGGGTGGAGTCGAAGTCGGCCCGCCAGGCGCTGGCCCGCACCGCCGCCGAGGGCCTGCTGACCTCCGACCGGGACGGCCGGCGGGTCCGCTGGTCGCTGACGCCCGCCGGTGAGCGCCTGCTGTCCGAGGGCGCCACCCGGATCTACGGGTTCGGCTCCCCGGCCACCGGGTGGGACGGCCGGTGGCTGGTCCTGCTCGCGTCCGTCCCGGAGTCCCGGCGACGGCTGCGGCACCGGCTGCGGACCCGGCTCGCGTGGGCGGGGCTCGGCTCCCCCGCCCCCGGGGTGTGGCTGTCGCCGGACCCGGGCAAGGAACCCGAGGTCGCCGCCGTGCTCGACGAGCTCGACCTGAGCGGGACGAGCTCCTCGTTCGTCGGCCGGTACGGGGCGATCGGGCGGCCGGCCGACATCGTCGCGCAGGCCTGGGACCTCGACCGCATCGAGCAGGCCTACGAGGAGTTCCTCGAGGAGTTCGCCCCCGCACTGGACCGCCCCGACCCCGAGGACGTGCTCGCCCGCCAGGTCCGGCTGGTGCACGCCTGGCGGCGGTTCCCGTTCGTGGACCCGGAGCTGCCCGCCGAGCTGCTGCCGGAGCGGTGGGCGGGGGCCCGGGCCGCGGAGCTGTTCCGCACCCTGCACGCCCGGTGGAACGGCCCGGCCCGCGCGGCCTGGGCCGCGCTCACCGCCACCTGCTGA
- the dnaE gene encoding DNA polymerase III subunit alpha yields the protein MASGAGSFVHLHTHTEFSMLDGAARLDDLFAEATKYEMPAIAMTDHGNVYGAFEFWRKAKSAGIKPIIGMEGYLAPGSRHERKRTALGNGSENNPDLMYTHMTLLAENTEGMHNLFRLSSLASLEGYYYKPRMDRELLEQYGKGLIATTGCPSGEVARLLQQDDFEGACQAASDYRDIFGRDNFFCELMDHGIEIEKRVQEDLFALKKRLDLPGLATNDLHYTYPDDTKAHEVLLCVQTGKTLADPNRFKFDAQDFYLKSATEMRELWDPIHPEACDNTLWVAERCNIDFATGQDLQPKAPVPEGETEESWLIKEVERGLHKRFPNGVTEQYRRQAEYEVGVIIKMGYPGYFLVTADLIQHAKSVGIRCGPGRGSAAGSLVAYVLGITDLDPIRHKLIFERFLNPDRVSMPDIDMDFDERRRGEMIRYVTEKYGEDRIAQIITYSTIKAKAAIKDSARVLYGQPGYSVADRISKAMPPAVMGKDIPLSGIFDPSHKRYSEATEVRALYEADPQVKEIVDTARGLEGLKRQWGVHAAGVIMSSTPLIDVIPIQRRESDGAIITQFDMGVCETIGLLKMDFLGLRNLTILDDALENITLNGKPEVDLDHVELDDPKTYELLSRGDTLGVFQLDGGPMRDLLRRMAPSEFEHISAVGALYRPGPMGANAHNDYADRKNGRQEITPIHPELAEPLRDVLGETFGLIVYQEQVMAIAQKLAGYSLGQADLLRRAMGKKKKEILDKEYVTFAGGMKENGYSEDAIKTLWDILLPFSDYAFNRAHSAAYGVVSYWTAYLKANYPAEYMAAVLTSVRDDKDKAAVYLAECRRMGITVLPPDVNDSVRNFAPVGDDIRFGLGGIRNVGHNVVDAIVAARREKGAFADFSDFLRKVDAVVCNKKVVESLIKAGAFDSLGHSRKGLLLVHADAIDAVMSTKKAASMGQFDLFGSMDSGGGDGGGDDALGGIFDVKVPEEEWDAKHKLAVEREMLGLYVSGHPLEGLEQALAAKADTSIADIVEGSVAEGAQVTVGGILANVNRRVNKNGEPWASAQIEDLAGGIEVLFFPRAYQVVGVDVAEDAIVLVKARVNKRDDRISLIANDLAVPELAAGDAGLPIKVSLRTDQCTPERVAKLKEVLTHHPGTSEVHLSLVYGSKVTALRLDDSLKVTHTSALMGDLKALLGPGCLG from the coding sequence ATGGCCAGCGGGGCAGGCTCCTTCGTCCATCTGCACACCCACACCGAGTTCTCGATGCTCGACGGGGCGGCCCGCCTGGACGACCTGTTCGCCGAGGCGACCAAGTACGAGATGCCCGCGATCGCGATGACCGACCACGGGAACGTCTACGGCGCGTTCGAGTTCTGGCGCAAGGCGAAGTCCGCGGGCATCAAGCCGATCATCGGCATGGAGGGCTACCTCGCGCCCGGCTCCCGGCACGAGCGCAAGCGCACCGCGCTGGGCAACGGCAGCGAGAACAACCCCGACCTCATGTACACCCACATGACGCTGCTGGCCGAGAACACCGAGGGGATGCACAACCTCTTCCGGCTGTCGTCGCTGGCCAGCCTCGAGGGGTACTACTACAAGCCGCGCATGGACCGCGAGCTGCTCGAGCAGTACGGCAAGGGCCTCATCGCGACGACCGGCTGCCCGTCCGGGGAGGTCGCCCGCCTGCTCCAGCAGGACGACTTCGAGGGCGCCTGCCAGGCCGCGTCGGACTACCGGGACATCTTCGGCAGGGACAACTTCTTCTGCGAGTTGATGGACCACGGGATCGAGATCGAGAAGCGGGTCCAGGAGGACCTGTTCGCGCTGAAGAAGCGCCTCGACCTGCCCGGGCTCGCCACGAACGACCTGCACTACACCTACCCGGACGACACCAAGGCGCACGAGGTGCTGCTCTGCGTCCAGACCGGGAAGACGCTCGCCGACCCGAACCGCTTCAAGTTCGACGCGCAGGACTTCTACCTCAAGTCCGCCACCGAGATGCGCGAGCTCTGGGACCCCATCCACCCGGAGGCCTGCGACAACACCCTCTGGGTCGCCGAGCGCTGCAACATCGACTTCGCCACCGGCCAGGACCTGCAGCCCAAGGCTCCGGTGCCCGAGGGGGAGACCGAGGAGTCCTGGCTGATCAAGGAGGTCGAGCGGGGCCTGCACAAGCGGTTCCCGAACGGCGTCACCGAGCAGTACCGCCGCCAGGCCGAGTACGAGGTCGGCGTCATCATCAAGATGGGCTACCCCGGCTACTTCCTGGTGACCGCGGACCTCATCCAGCACGCCAAGTCGGTCGGCATCCGGTGCGGCCCCGGCCGCGGCTCGGCGGCCGGCTCGCTGGTCGCCTACGTCCTCGGGATCACCGACCTCGACCCGATCCGGCACAAGCTGATCTTCGAGCGGTTCCTCAACCCGGACCGCGTGTCCATGCCCGACATCGACATGGACTTCGACGAGCGCCGGCGCGGCGAGATGATCCGCTACGTCACCGAGAAGTACGGCGAGGACCGGATCGCCCAGATCATCACCTACTCCACGATCAAGGCGAAGGCCGCGATCAAGGACTCGGCGCGCGTCCTCTACGGGCAGCCCGGCTACTCGGTCGCCGACCGGATCTCCAAGGCCATGCCGCCCGCAGTCATGGGCAAGGACATCCCGCTGTCCGGGATCTTCGACCCGTCGCACAAGAGGTACTCCGAGGCCACCGAGGTCCGCGCGCTCTACGAGGCCGACCCGCAGGTCAAGGAGATCGTCGACACCGCCCGGGGCCTGGAGGGCCTCAAGCGGCAGTGGGGCGTGCACGCCGCCGGCGTGATCATGTCGAGCACGCCGCTGATCGACGTCATCCCGATCCAGCGCCGCGAGTCCGACGGCGCGATCATCACGCAGTTCGACATGGGCGTCTGCGAGACCATCGGTCTCCTCAAGATGGACTTCCTGGGGCTGCGCAACCTCACGATCCTCGACGACGCCCTCGAGAACATCACGCTCAACGGCAAGCCCGAGGTCGACCTCGACCACGTCGAGCTGGACGACCCGAAGACCTACGAGCTGCTCTCCCGCGGCGACACGCTCGGCGTGTTCCAGCTGGACGGCGGCCCGATGCGGGACCTGCTGCGCCGGATGGCGCCGTCCGAGTTCGAGCACATCTCCGCGGTCGGCGCGCTGTACCGGCCCGGCCCGATGGGTGCGAACGCGCACAACGACTACGCCGACCGCAAGAACGGCCGCCAGGAGATCACGCCGATCCACCCGGAGCTGGCCGAGCCGCTGCGCGACGTCCTGGGGGAGACGTTCGGTCTGATCGTCTACCAGGAACAGGTCATGGCGATCGCGCAGAAGCTGGCCGGCTACTCGCTCGGCCAGGCGGACCTGCTCCGCCGCGCGATGGGCAAGAAGAAGAAGGAGATCCTGGACAAGGAGTACGTCACCTTCGCCGGCGGGATGAAGGAGAACGGCTACTCCGAGGACGCGATCAAGACCCTCTGGGACATCCTCCTCCCGTTCTCCGACTACGCGTTCAACCGCGCGCACTCCGCCGCGTACGGCGTCGTGTCGTACTGGACGGCCTACCTCAAGGCCAACTACCCGGCCGAGTACATGGCGGCCGTGCTGACCAGCGTCCGCGACGACAAGGACAAGGCCGCCGTCTACCTGGCCGAGTGCCGGCGCATGGGCATCACGGTGCTCCCACCGGACGTCAACGACTCGGTCCGCAACTTCGCCCCGGTCGGGGACGACATCCGGTTCGGTCTCGGCGGCATCCGCAACGTCGGGCACAACGTCGTCGACGCGATCGTCGCCGCGCGCCGGGAGAAGGGCGCCTTCGCCGACTTCTCCGACTTCCTGCGCAAGGTCGACGCGGTGGTCTGCAACAAGAAGGTCGTCGAGTCGCTGATCAAGGCGGGCGCGTTCGACTCGCTGGGTCACTCCCGCAAGGGCCTGCTGCTGGTGCACGCCGACGCGATCGACGCGGTGATGAGCACCAAGAAGGCCGCCTCGATGGGCCAGTTCGACCTGTTCGGGTCGATGGACTCCGGGGGCGGTGACGGCGGCGGGGACGACGCGCTCGGCGGGATCTTCGACGTCAAGGTGCCCGAGGAGGAGTGGGACGCCAAGCACAAGCTCGCCGTCGAGCGGGAGATGCTGGGCCTCTACGTGTCCGGGCACCCGCTCGAAGGCCTGGAACAGGCGCTGGCCGCGAAGGCCGACACCTCGATCGCCGACATCGTCGAGGGCTCGGTCGCCGAGGGCGCGCAGGTCACCGTCGGCGGCATCCTCGCCAACGTCAACCGCCGGGTGAACAAGAACGGCGAGCCGTGGGCGTCGGCCCAGATCGAGGACCTCGCCGGCGGGATCGAGGTGCTGTTCTTCCCGCGGGCCTACCAGGTCGTCGGCGTCGACGTGGCCGAGGACGCGATCGTGCTGGTCAAGGCCCGGGTCAACAAGCGCGACGACCGGATCTCGCTGATCGCCAACGACCTCGCGGTTCCCGAGCTCGCCGCCGGCGACGCCGGGCTGCCGATCAAGGTCAGCCTCCGCACCGACCAGTGCACCCCGGAGCGCGTCGCGAAGCTCAAGGAGGTGCTCACCCACCACCCGGGCACCTCCGAGGTGCACCTGTCCCTGGTGTACGGCAGCAAGGTCACCGCGCTCCGGCTGGACGACTCGCTGAAGGTCACCCACACCTCGGCGCTGATGGGTGACCTGAAGGCGCTGCTCGGGCCGGGCTGCCTGGGCTGA